The following proteins are co-located in the Euwallacea fornicatus isolate EFF26 unplaced genomic scaffold, ASM4011564v1 scaffold_111, whole genome shotgun sequence genome:
- the LOC136350105 gene encoding uncharacterized protein, which yields MSSSSDSDGEVGVRKRTTVMTLRSSDPSSVSDSERDSNVVADKTAASRRFLKRGINNEELSQLIESIHDSGKRLYFLIQQNTNTKRDIKEEVNCLSQMTKKLFRNKSFVLEEAKKALRKRKAPTVSTQTEALSEETKEKGLKPATREVAIQATPETREMITQTGEPSTLAVLPQSTAFQDWKQVAEKKWDKEIFATTELVQGSPLTNDKPEESMVVLVDLEDQKMANGIQKEFLAKFPLLSQMEDLEFLQLTTTIGSSLKRKSKTEAGQAVKVYKTLLPKDEEGIFKAMAKLEAETKAEKTLALHQVKNLSADKFLKLVQFLFRDPQRKIRIFTEPGRQRNKSPQKTETSKLTVRVQKIKSHPTYAIVVGKKESVTPVATIKKIRTCIGNNGDADKIKSIRTNGEGNLIITLDKNVTALESLGMDIRKTMGKDNVRLLKERSEKSSIVLKGLDATVTKEDVVEAILDFSNGSIQENELKVGELRPYARSEQAVTIRLDEKIADHLVRTRTLRIGMTRCKIEEHLEIVKCNRCWAYDHRTPQCKNADKRKACFRCGKEDHLSRACKKKEAECVCILCDKKGHYAGSGKCPKFREALAEAKEERRRKRQEEEKRHLHRTQVAADLAKKATEHKDGVPSEKSGTERGAVSSARQADADKH from the coding sequence ATGTCGTCGTCGTCTGATAGTGACGGTGAAGTAGGTGTCCGTAAAAGGACCACAGTGATGACGCTAAGGAGCAGCGATCCTTCTTCGGTGTCGGACTCGGAGAGGGACTCCAATGTGGTCGCAGATAAGACGGCTGCTAGCCGCAGATTCCTCAAGAGAGGAATAAACAACGAGGAGTTGTCCCAGCTGATAGAGTCAATTCATGACTCCGGCAAGAggctgtattttttaatacagcAAAATACGAATACGAAGAGGGACATCAAGGAAGAAGTCAATTGCCTAAGCCAGATGACGAAGAAGCTTTTTCGAAACAAAAGCTTTGTTTTAGAGGAAGCCAAGAAGGCACTGAGGAAGAGGAAGGCGCCGACCGTCTCGACCCAAACTGAAGCCTTATCGGAAGAAACAAAAGAGAAGGGATTGAAGCCCGCCACTAGGGAAGTGGCCATTCAAGCCACTCCAGAAACAAGAGAGATGATTACCCAGACCGGAGAACCATCCACCCTGGCAGTACTTCCTCAAAGCACTGCTTTCCAGGATTGGAAACAAGTAGCTGAAAAGAAGTGGGATAAAGAAATCTTCGCTACCACTGAGCTGGTACAGGGTTCCCCCCTAACAAACGATAAACCGGAGGAATCAATGGTAGTATTGGTTGACCTAGAAGACCAGAAAATGGCAAATGGAATTCAGAAAGAATTCCTAGCCAAATTCCCACTGCTGAGTCAGATGGAGGACTTGGAATTCCTCCAGCTCACTACGACAATTGGTTCCTCATTGAAGCGCAAATCCAAAACAGAAGCAGGACAAGCAGTAAAGGTCTACAAGACACTGCTCCCCAAGGACGAGGAAGGAATCTTCAAAGCCATGGCGAAGCTGGAAGCTGAAACCAAAGCCGAGAAAACCTTAGCTTTGCACCAGGTGAAGAACCTGTCCGCGGACAAGTTCCTAAAGCTGGTACAATTCCTATTTAGGGACCCACAGAGAAAGATCAGGATCTTCACGGAACCGGGTAGACAAAGGAATAAGTCCCCACAAAAGACGGAGACCTCCAAGCTAACCGTGAGGGTCCAGAAGATCAAAAGCCACCCGACCTACGCCATCGTCGTAGGCAAAAAAGAGTCGGTCACCCCAGTAGCGACGATCAAAAAGATCAGGACTTGCATCGGCAACAATGGAGACGCGGACAAGATTAAGTCCATAAGAACAAATGGAGaaggtaatttaataattacccTTGACAAAAACGTGACTGCCCTGGAGTCCTTGGGAATGGACATCAGGAAAACTATGGGCAAGGACAACGTCCGCCTCTTAAAAGAGAGAAGTGAAAAATCTTCTATCGTCCTCAAGGGACTGGATGCGACGGTAACCAAGGAAGATGTCGTAGAAGCCATCCTGGACTTCTCCAATGGATCAATCCAGGAAAACGAGCTCAAAGTAGGGGAATTGAGGCCGTATGCCAGATCGGAGCAAGCGGTCACCATCAGGCTGGACGAAAAGATCGCCGATCACTTGGTCAGAACCAGAACCCTCAGGATCGGGATGACCAGGTGTAAGATAGAAGAGCACTTGGAGATAGTAAAGTGCAACCGCTGCTGGGCGTACGATCATAGGACGCCCCAATGTAAGAACGCAGACAAGCGCAAAGCTTGCTTCCGATGCGGAAAGGAGGACCACCTCAGCAGGGCCTGCAAGAAGAAGGAGGCAGAGTGTGTTTGCATACTCTGTGACAAGAAAGGGCACTACGCAGGCAGTGGTAAATGCCCTAAATTCCGCGAGGCGCTAGCAGAGGCCAAGGAGGAGAGAAGGAG